In bacterium, the genomic stretch AGGGTAATAATTCTATCGAACTGCGCTTCAGCGTTCGTAGTGCCATGGAGGGTCTTCTGGCCCAGTTGTATCTGGAAGGGGAGTTCAATGTTGATCGGATCAGGGAGAAAGCCCGGCTTTCGCCTGCTGTGTCTCGCGATTCGCGTCAGGGTTGGCAGAAGGCTGGATTACCTCACTACATGGGTAGCGGAGCCTATGAGTGGACGCATATGTTCACGGCACAGGAAGTGGCGTCTGACTGGGGTATTGAATTTGAGGGGATTGTGGATAGCGCCGATTTGATTATCAATGGGCGGAAACTGGAGCGGCGCGCCTGGGCACCCTGGAAGTGGGCGCTGAATGGCCTCAAGGTCGGCGAAAACACTTTTGAATTGCGAGTCCACGGCACAGGTGGCAATTTCCGGAAGTTGGTTTTTCCTAACCAGCCGCAAGGTTGGATTGGCCGAGCGTGGCTTAGAATGTCTCAAATGGAGGGCACCGCTCTGTCGGTGCCAGGGTGAACGGGAAGAGGTTTTGACAGAGCAAAACCCTCCATTGAGTAATTGATGCGAAGAGATGGCTTTCACTTTTGAAAAAGGAGTTTATTGAATGTCGAAACCTGTACGGATGGCGTTGATTGGGGCGGGAAACCGCGGACGGGGGATTTTTGGGGCGTATGCCAAGCAGATGCCGCACCGGGCTCAGTTTGTGGCGGTGGCGGAACCGGATGAGGCCCGACGGAATGCCTTTTCACTAGAACATGGTATTCCGGAGTCCGCTCGATTCCCGAATGCCGGTGAGCTTTTTGCTGCCCAAGGTTTGGATCTTGAGGCGGTTATCGTCGCTACGGTTGAAGATCAGCGGCGGGAGCCGGTGGTTCAGGCGATCGGCAAGGGTTATCATGTGCTGGTCGAAAAACCGCTGGGCCGCACAGCCGCGGAAGTGGTGGCGATTACAGATGCAGCAAAGAAGTCTGACCGTGTCTTTGCCGTGTGTCATCAGATGCGCTATATGACGCCCTATGCCACGATAAAGGAGTTGATCGACTCCGGCCGGTATGGGGAAGCCATCGCCATGCAGTTGAGTGAGAACCTCTCCTATCACCACCATGCCCATTCCTTTGTCCGCGGTTTTTTCAACTCCAGCCGCCTGACGCCCATGATTCTGGCCAAGTGCTGTCATGACATGGACATCATGTGCTACCTGACGGGGCGGCGACCTGTGCGGGTGTCGTCGTTTGGCTCCTTGACTTGGTTCAAGCCGGAAAACGCGCCGAAAGGTGCGCCTGATTATTGTCTTCAGGGTTGTCCGGCAGCGGCAAAGTGTCCCTACAATGTCCTCAAGCTGTATTTCAACGATGACACGGATCAGGCCTATATCCGGCAGATGGGGGTGGTGAAGAGAAAGGATGACCTCATGGAGTTGCTGAAGACCAACCGGTTCGGTCGATGTGTCTACCGGTGCGGTAACGATGTGGTGGATCATCAGGCAGTCAATGTGGAATTCGAGGGTGGCTTGACGGTGTCGTTTAATATGGCTGGGCATAACGCGGTGGAGCGGCGAATCACCAAGATCAGCCTGACCAATGGTGAAATCGGTTATGACACCTCCGGTGACACCGTAACGGCTTTCACGTTCGAACCGTCGCGCGAGGAGCGGATCAAGCCGGCGGGTACGGTTGGGACACATGGGGGAGGGGACAGGTTGATCATGGAAGGTTTCGTGGACGCCATTCGCTCCAAGGGTGTGACCCCGATGCTGACTTCTGTCGAGATGTCACTCGATAGTCACCTGCTAGCCTTCGCCGCTGAACAGTCGCGGTTAGCGAAGGGCGCAGTGATCGAACTTCGCGCATTTGAGGAAACTGTAAGATCCTCAACAAAGTAAAAAGGATATTCTATTATGCGTAAACTCAAAACCTTCCATGTGATGCCGCTTATTCCCGGTCGCGAGGCTGAGCTCGCCGCCGATGCGGAAATTCTCCTTAATACCGGCGTCTGCACCGAGATTGCCTGCATGCTCACCCTAGTCCCCGAAGGCGATCCCCCCGTGGACAAGTCGAAGATCCTCGGCAATCGCTTCACGGCCTTTCGTAACGGCTTCAAGGGTGACAAATCCCGGGTCGGCATTCTTGCCCAGGCCA encodes the following:
- a CDS encoding Gfo/Idh/MocA family oxidoreductase, whose amino-acid sequence is MSKPVRMALIGAGNRGRGIFGAYAKQMPHRAQFVAVAEPDEARRNAFSLEHGIPESARFPNAGELFAAQGLDLEAVIVATVEDQRREPVVQAIGKGYHVLVEKPLGRTAAEVVAITDAAKKSDRVFAVCHQMRYMTPYATIKELIDSGRYGEAIAMQLSENLSYHHHAHSFVRGFFNSSRLTPMILAKCCHDMDIMCYLTGRRPVRVSSFGSLTWFKPENAPKGAPDYCLQGCPAAAKCPYNVLKLYFNDDTDQAYIRQMGVVKRKDDLMELLKTNRFGRCVYRCGNDVVDHQAVNVEFEGGLTVSFNMAGHNAVERRITKISLTNGEIGYDTSGDTVTAFTFEPSREERIKPAGTVGTHGGGDRLIMEGFVDAIRSKGVTPMLTSVEMSLDSHLLAFAAEQSRLAKGAVIELRAFEETVRSSTK